TGGCTGGGCTCCAGCTACAAATACTCCTGTTATTTCATCACCATCAGTAGTTCTGCCTATGAAATAACTCGGCGTTCCTCTAACGCCGTATTCCTTGCCAGCTTCCATATCAGCCGTAATTTCTTTTTCATTATCCTTGTTATTTACGCAAGCTTGAAACTTAGCTTTATCAAGCCCTATCTCATCGGCTGAGGCCAATACATCATCTGGAGTCAGCTTCTTAGGATTTTTAAACAAGAATTCATGAACTTCCCAATACTTACCCTGCTCTCCCCCACAGTTTGCGGCAAGTGCTGCAGGTATGGCATTTTTATGAAAACCAAGCGGAAAATCCCTGAATACAACTCTGACCTTACCTGTCTTTACGTATTCCTCATCAATTTTAGTCATTACATTGTCATGAGACCGTTTACAAAACGGGCATTCGTAGTCGCTAAATTCAATAATTGTAATAGGAGCATCCTTATCACCTTTCATTGGATCATCATCTATGCTGACGACTTTCTCCACTACTGGTTGTTCAGCAGGAGCGCTAGGTCTTGCTGCCTGAGAT
This sequence is a window from Thermodesulfobacteriota bacterium. Protein-coding genes within it:
- a CDS encoding thioredoxin domain-containing protein; this encodes MKTLLLTIISVAVLLSVMLSAWALYERSNMKIEIAALTKDVQDMEAEIKTLKSNPSQAARPSAPAEQPVVEKVVSIDDDPMKGDKDAPITIIEFSDYECPFCKRSHDNVMTKIDEEYVKTGKVRVVFRDFPLGFHKNAIPAALAANCGGEQGKYWEVHEFLFKNPKKLTPDDVLASADEIGLDKAKFQACVNNKDNEKEITADMEAGKEYGVRGTPSYFIGRTTDGDEITGVFVAGAQPYSVFKKHIDEKLEEAN